One genomic window of Polyangium aurulentum includes the following:
- a CDS encoding MFS transporter: MRPPLDLHLRRLYFGTFLFGMACGISLAITSIYLNARGFRQHIGTLSIFFASGLVLAAIPTGALIRRFSGKRVLTASMLGYTASLALFPLASTYAAIAAVRFVDGICSMGIWVSSESIVLSRANKEHKAYLTTLYAICLGSGYVAGSGFAWVVGHFLTDQTTFFCAAIIGLASMLYILFRVPLDTLDKGASRSDEPAAPAEAPSAPLAILWRIKNSCFAMFAYGYFQASVVLYLPLFMTHSKGIPEQNTKIFVGLFCFGMLTWSNFAGRIADRMGHLRIMRILAFTGLLCVLGFVFIDAFWLMCVGVFVAGGTFGSMSGVSLALTGIVTEARDYSRGNSIYNVFYAGGMLIGPLLSGLIFERFGGEKMLYHHAGLWAAFLLFTVIFMLDDPAARRKRAEEEKTPRAAAAGG, encoded by the coding sequence GTGCGTCCCCCGCTCGACCTCCACCTTCGCCGCCTCTACTTCGGCACTTTTCTGTTCGGGATGGCCTGCGGCATCTCGCTCGCCATCACCTCGATCTACTTGAACGCGCGGGGATTCCGGCAGCACATAGGCACGCTGTCGATCTTCTTCGCCTCCGGGCTCGTGCTGGCGGCGATCCCGACGGGGGCGCTCATCCGGCGCTTCTCGGGCAAGCGCGTCCTGACGGCCTCGATGCTCGGGTACACGGCGAGCCTCGCGCTCTTTCCGCTCGCGTCGACCTACGCGGCGATCGCGGCCGTGCGCTTCGTCGACGGGATATGCTCGATGGGCATCTGGGTGAGCTCGGAGAGCATCGTCCTGTCGCGGGCCAACAAGGAGCACAAGGCATACCTCACGACGCTCTACGCGATATGTCTCGGCAGCGGGTATGTCGCCGGGTCGGGCTTTGCGTGGGTGGTCGGGCATTTCCTCACGGATCAGACGACGTTCTTCTGCGCGGCGATCATCGGGCTCGCGTCGATGCTCTACATCCTGTTCCGCGTCCCTCTCGACACGCTGGACAAGGGCGCGAGCCGCTCCGATGAGCCCGCTGCGCCCGCGGAGGCGCCGAGCGCGCCCCTGGCGATCCTGTGGCGGATCAAGAATTCGTGCTTCGCCATGTTCGCCTATGGATATTTCCAGGCGTCGGTCGTCCTTTACTTGCCGCTCTTCATGACCCATTCGAAGGGCATCCCCGAGCAGAACACGAAGATCTTCGTGGGGCTCTTCTGCTTCGGCATGCTCACGTGGTCGAACTTCGCGGGGAGGATCGCGGACCGGATGGGGCACCTGCGCATCATGCGGATCCTCGCGTTCACGGGGCTGCTCTGCGTGCTCGGCTTCGTGTTCATCGACGCGTTCTGGCTGATGTGCGTGGGCGTGTTCGTCGCCGGCGGGACGTTCGGCTCGATGTCGGGCGTGAGCCTGGCGCTCACGGGCATCGTCACCGAGGCGCGCGATTACAGCCGTGGAAACTCCATTTACAACGTGTTCTACGCGGGCGGCATGCTGATCGGGCCGCTCCTCTCGGGGCTCATCTTCGAGCGCTTCGGCGGCGAGAAAATGCTCTATCACCACGCGGGTCTGTGGGCCGCGTTCTTGCTGTTCACCGTCATCTTCATGCTCGACGATCCCGCGGCGCGCAGAAAGCGTGCAGAGGAAGAGAAGACGCCGCGCGCGGCAGCAGCGGGAGGCTGA